A single Venturia canescens isolate UGA chromosome 1, ASM1945775v1, whole genome shotgun sequence DNA region contains:
- the RhoGAP93B gene encoding uncharacterized protein RhoGAP93B, whose protein sequence is MEWVEIIEPRTKEHMYANLTTGECVWDPPPGVPVKKTDNNQWWELFDHNTSRFYYYNATSQKTVWHRPTDCDIIPLAKLQTLKQNTEPAGGGIGPTGDDGSHPRFGEYRKKESVSTQTQTCSIVRAAAASALRYNHQDNPNSAPTLQIGGPGGRTSSKSRGASGGGIGLDQDSGQTSPPSPSPSPSSRRQHNHHHHHHHHHHQQAQQQQQVHNNSRQHGRHQEPPSSRKLQNNSQDSGRSSDSSISHSRTSLESANAYRLLDSPHRYQHRSSLGHQQTPTGALPPPPPPPINSNRSGSSHSKSGTLENARSMKIGGSSINDSATPLGLSLSTSTPIFKKKTFVDQQQSSGVGGSAIGHRESSRSQGSSDYHQHDRTKNGRDSSSRGSYGPEPSTSPYRESSMDPRVFRQEMPPYRPPEVHDLSHGCKSNQSSEKYGSLVESSNRHQRDRVNSMDKSVNSASGMYSSSSIHGKNYNKSQLASNSGIGSIGRRHHGCSASLSEANVREMYGVVLPEANKGSLARERLASGPPISNVTRQKSLDVSERNRDRDRANVLAREVDSARTTNTSLNNSLDVISQPLARSYSFVQQQQQQHHHHHHHHHHHHQQSKRRNRDDDSMHERYLIGQTHDTSRLHRLAGGSSNSSSSSTASNSSESSNGSCNSAIADEIREHVETEDNEKNKKRSNGNPSPPPSPYYGNLLVDADHLLPLQHYILQQAKLSGCYKFGDPLFGVEEGDDSLDEDTGRGGNGDNTGRGNNGGRIGCRAGVDTSTNLRQDDDSDDQFADDEAASNQGDSSSQEYLEDHYADLGNYDTAGLATYYNTAETLTRPQTTTCIQSMSSAPPTLHSSPQIQTTVGGGGGGGATGTATGTSAWCPTSNVFGASGPTSGSHSGGGSGGGDSRSEGTSSFTSPRPISLPPSSAFTSLVMGKSMDGNDAGGGGGDIEKYAQDNLNLNCGRPKGLRLLFRKKFSVRDILSWSKDPIPQPMLVVVDGEKLLKREACNLFRLVQVYMGDRKANVGMTLDGVATDIVNTAFSKPPLRDELYVQICRQTTENPRKESLRRGWELMAVALAFVPPSPTFEPYLEGYMNRHRDPNFQFPEVAKWPIHVQVSHYATVACKRLQRIGAHGKRQPRKATVEDIDQARIQIFRASMFGATLSEVMALQRDRFPDRELPWVQTTLTRQVLVRGGTLTEGIFRVSADADEVTALKSCLDRFEDGGNLAASQDAHAPASLLKLWVRELYEPLIPDSFYTECVTMRHDDGESSAKGVAAIVERLPDLNRRVLCHLVRFLQIFARPEVVTRTKMDSNNLAMVMAPNILRCTSQDPRVILENARKEMAFVRTLIESLETAWVEDLQ, encoded by the exons ATGGAATGGGTGGAAATAATCGAACCGAGAACGAAGGAGCACATGTACGCCAATCTAACAACTGGCGAATGCGTGTGGGACCCACCTCCCGGAGTACCTGT taaGAAAACAGATAACAATCAATGGTGGGAACTGTTTGATCACAACACTTCTCGCTTTTATTATTACAATGCAACGTCGCAAAAAACGGTGTGGCATCGTCCCACCGATTGTGATATCATACCACTCGCCAAGTTACAG ACACTGAAACAAAATACGGAACCGGCGGGTGGTGGAATAGGGCCGACCGGTGATGACGGAAGTCACCCAAGATTCGGAGAATATCGAAAAAAGGAATCCGTCTCGACTCAAACGCAGACTTGCTCGATCGTAcgagctgctgctgcttctgcTTTGCGCTACAATCACCAAGATAATCCGAACTCGGCGCCCACACTG CAAATCGGCGGTCCAGGAGGTAGAACATCGAGCAAATCACGTGGCGCATCGGGTGGAGGGATTGGACTTGATCAGGACAGCGGTCAGACATCGCCGCCCTCGCCATCGCCATCGCCGTCGAGTCGACGACAACACAATCaccaccatcatcatcatcaccatcatcatcagCAAGcccaacagcaacaacaagtGCATAATAATAGCAGGCAACATGGGAGACATCAAGAGCCTCCTTCGTCTCGAAAATTGCAGAATAATTCGCAAGATTCGGGTCGCTCGAGCGACAGTTCCATATCTCACAGTCGAACGTCCCTCGAATCTGCAAATGCTTACAGACTCCTTGACTCACCGCATCGTTATCAGCACCGCTCGAGTCTCGGTCATCAGCAAACACCCACCGGTGCTCTGCCTCCACCCCCACCACCGCCAATTAATTCCAATAGAAGTGGCTCCAGTCACAGCAAATCCGGTACTCTCGAAAACGCTAGGTCCATGAAAATCGGAGGATCTTCCATCAATGATTCTGCCACACCTCTGGGCCTTTCCCTCTCAACGAGCACACCaatatttaagaaaaaaacattcgttgaTCAGCAACAATCCAGCGGTGTAGGAGGATCTGCTATTGGACATCGGGAAAGCAGCCGTTCTCAGGGCAGCTCTGATTATCATCAGCATGACAGAACGAAAAATG GGCGTGACAGCAGCAGCCGCGGCTCCTATGGACCAGAGCCAAGTACTTCGCCTTATCGAGAATCGTCGATGGATCCTCGAGTATTTCGACAAGAAATGCCACCGTATCGTCCACCAGAAGTGCACGATTTAAGTCATGGTTGTAAATCAAATCAGAGCAGCGAGAAATACGGTTCGCTAGTCGAAAGTAGCAATCGTCATCAACGGGATCGTGTCAACAGTATGGACAAAAGTGTCAATTCTGCCTCGGGCATGTACTCGTCGAGTTCGatacatggaaaaaattacaacAAAAGCCAATTGGCGAGTAACAGCGGAATTGGTAGCATCGGCAGACGACATCATGGCTGTTCGGCTTCCCTTTCCGAAGCAAATGTCCGAGAAATGTACGGTGTCGTGTTGCCAGAAGCAAACAAGGGCAGTCtcgcgagagagagattggCTAGTGGTCCTCCCATTTCTAATGTTACTAGACAAAAGAGTCTCGATGTATCAGAACGAAATCGTGACAGAGACCGTGCTAATGTCCTTGCTAGGGAAGTTGACAGTGCTAGAACAACGAACACCTCCCTGAACAATTCGCTCGATG TCATTTCTCAACCGTTGGCAAGGAGCTACAGCTTCGtccagcaacaacagcagcaacatcaccaccatcatcatcaccatcatcatcaccatcaacAGTCAAAAAGACGCAACAGAGACGATGATTCCATGCACGAGCGTTACTTGATAGGTCAAACACATGATACTTCGAGACTTCATCGCCTCGCAGGTGgaagcagcaacagcagcagtaGCAGTACTGCGAGTAACAGCAGCGAGAGTAGTAACGGTAGTTGCAACAGTGCCATAGCGGACGAGATTAGAGAACACGTTGAAACAGAggacaacgaaaaaaataagaaacgtaGTAACGGGAATCCGAGTCCGCCACCTTCCCCTTATTACGGCAACTTGCTAGTCGATGCAGATCATTTATTGCCACTTCAACATTACATACTTCAACAAGCTAAACTTTCCG GTTGTTACAAATTTGGTGATCCACTTTTTGGTGTAGAAGAGGGTGACGATTCTTTGGACGAAGACACCGGCCGTGGTGGTAACGGCGACAACACTGGACGTGGAAACAACGGTGGAAGAATCGGTTGTCGTGCAGGTGTCGATACGAGCACAAATCTGCGACAGGATGATGATTCTGATGATCAATTTGCGGATGATGAAGCGGCTAGTAATCAGGGTGATTCGTCGAGTCAGGAGTACCTCGAAGATCATTATGCAG atcTCGGCAATTACGATACAGCAGGTTTGGCAACGTATTACAATACAGCGGAGACACTCACGAGACCGCAAACGACCACGTGTATACAATCAATGTCCTCTGCTCCACCGACACTTCATTCATCGCCACAAATACAGACGACG gtgggaggaggaggaggaggaggagcaaCAGGAACAGCAACGGGTACAAGTGCTTGGTGTCCAACGTCAAATGTTTTCGGTGCCTCAGGGCCGACATCGGGATCGCATAGCGGTGGAGGAAGTGGCGGAGGAGATTCACGCAGCGAGGGTACTTCGAGTTTCACGAGTCCAAGACCGATATCTCTGCCCCCCTCGAGTGCATTTACAAGTCTAGTCATGGGAAAGAGTATGGATGGAAACGATGCCGGAGGTGGTGGtggagatattgaaaaatatgccCAGGACAATCTCAATTTAAATTGCGGCAGACCAAAAGGTCTGAGACTGTTATTTCGAAAGAAATTTAGCGTACGTGATATATTGAGTTGGTCGAAGGATCCTATACCACAACCTATGCTCGTTGTCGTTGAcggtgaaaaattattgaaacgaGAAGCGTGCAATCTTTTCCGATTGGTGCAAGTGTACATGGGAGATCGTAAAGCCAACGTCGGTATGACGCTGGACGGTGTCGCGACCGATATTGTAAATACCGCATTCTCGAAGCCACCTCTTCGCGACGAATTATACGTTCAAATTTGTCGACAAACCACTGAGAATCCACGCAAAGAAAGTCTGCGCAGAGGATGGGAATTAATGGCTGTCGCTCTTGCCTTCGTTCCTCCCAGTCCTACTTTTGAGCCTTATCTCGAAGGCTACATGAATCGACATCGTGATCCTAACTTTCAATTTCCTGAAGTTGCCAAATGGCCCATTCACGTTCAAGTCAGTCATTATGCAACTGTTGCCTGCAAACGACTTCAGCGTATCGGTGCCCACGGGAAAAGACAACCGCGCAAAGCTACTGTTGAAGACATCGATCAAGCGAGG ATTCAAATATTCCGTGCGTCGATGTTCGGTGCGACTCTTTCCGAGGTAATGGCATTGCAACGTGATCGTTTCCCGGATCGTGAATTACCATGGGTCCAAACAACGTTAACACGTCAGGTTCTCGTCCGAGGTGGTACACTTACGGAAGGCATATTTCGAGTATCGGCGGATGCCGATGAGGTGACCGCACTCAAGTCTTGCCTCGACAGATTCGAAGATGGCGGGAATTTAGCCGCATCTCAGGACGCTCATGCTCCAGCGTCTCTGTTAAAATTGTGGGTTCGAGAATTGTACGAGCCTCTCATACCTGACTCGTTTTACACAGAGTGCGTGACGATGCGTCACGAtgacggtgaatcatcggcgAAAGGGGTCGCGGCTATTGTTGAGCGGCTGCCCGATTTGAATCGTCGAGTTTTGTGCCATTTAGTGCGCTTCCTCCAG ATCTTTGCTCGACCGGAAGTGGTAACCCGTACAAAAATGGATTCTAACAATCTTGCCATGGTTATGGCGCCGAACATACTACGATGTACGTCCCAAGACCCCCGGGTGATATTGGAAAACGCTCGAAAAGAGATGGCATTTGTTCGAACGTTGATCGAGTCCTTGGAGACCGCTTGGGTCGAAGATCTTCAATGA